In Saccharothrix syringae, the following are encoded in one genomic region:
- a CDS encoding SPFH domain-containing protein has product MDTAVDVAVRMPTPAVREREAKHVSGWAALAVLLVMILAGVALIVLGSIPGDDGPSVPAIVGGSLLVAGGSIAAGGLFTVAPGEARVLQFVGSYIGTVRQDGMRWANPFATKAKVSTRIRNHETAVLKVNDADGNPIEIAAVVVWQVEDTARAKFEVDDFVRFVGIQTETAVRHIATSYPYDNHEEAGLSLRENADEITETLSLEIAARVQSAGVNVIESRLTHLAYAPEIAQAMLQRQQAGAVVAARTRIVEGAVGMVELALARLAEQDVVELDEERKAAMVSNLLVVLCGERSTQPVVNAGSLYH; this is encoded by the coding sequence ATGGACACAGCGGTGGACGTGGCCGTGCGGATGCCGACGCCCGCGGTGCGCGAGCGCGAGGCCAAGCACGTGTCGGGGTGGGCGGCGCTCGCCGTCCTGCTGGTGATGATCCTGGCGGGCGTCGCGCTGATCGTGCTGGGCTCGATCCCGGGCGACGACGGCCCGAGCGTGCCCGCGATCGTCGGCGGCTCGCTGCTGGTCGCGGGCGGCAGCATCGCCGCGGGCGGCCTGTTCACCGTCGCGCCCGGCGAGGCGCGCGTGCTGCAGTTCGTGGGCAGCTACATCGGCACGGTGCGGCAGGACGGCATGCGGTGGGCCAACCCGTTCGCCACCAAGGCGAAGGTGTCGACCAGGATCCGCAACCACGAGACCGCGGTGCTGAAGGTCAACGACGCCGACGGCAACCCGATCGAGATCGCCGCCGTGGTGGTGTGGCAGGTCGAGGACACCGCGCGGGCGAAGTTCGAGGTGGACGACTTCGTGCGGTTCGTGGGCATCCAGACCGAGACCGCGGTGCGGCACATCGCGACCAGCTACCCGTACGACAACCACGAGGAGGCCGGGCTGTCGCTGCGGGAGAACGCCGACGAGATCACCGAGACGCTGTCGCTGGAGATCGCGGCCCGCGTGCAGTCGGCCGGGGTGAACGTCATCGAGTCGCGCCTGACGCACCTGGCCTACGCTCCGGAGATCGCGCAGGCGATGCTCCAGCGCCAGCAGGCGGGCGCGGTGGTCGCGGCGCGGACCCGGATCGTGGAGGGCGCGGTCGGCATGGTCGAGCTGGCGCTGGCCAGGCTGGCCGAGCAGGACGTGGTGGAACTGGACGAGGAGCGCAAGGCGGCGATGGTGTCGAACCTGCTGGTCGTGCTGTGCGGTGAGCGATCGACGCAACCGGTGGTCAACGCCGGATCGCTGTACCACTGA
- a CDS encoding glycoside hydrolase family 3 N-terminal domain-containing protein, whose protein sequence is MWRSRKRTAAAALATLALLATGAHASGVAEPRGPHYQDARAPVERRVDDLLRRMTPEEKVGQMTQIRLGKLRGDCEWTPGPLREDCMKAVLDDAEVGSVLSGGGDTPNPNTPRAWAEMTNEIQRYAMDRSRLRIPLIYGADGVHGHSNVVTATMFPHQIGLGATWHPELMEDLGRSTGRAMRATGVFWNFAPVSDLARDTRWGRYYETYSEDPVLAGALAAANVRGQQDGADGTAKLAATAKHFAGYSQPFNGHDRAPAQLPIRYLQDTVLPPFQAQFDAGVRTVMINSGAVNGVPAHASPYLLTEQLRERMGFRGVAISDWADIQYLVDRYHVAADYQEAIAMAVNAGVDMAMEPSNAAEFTRGLLANLRSGAISGKRIDQAVRRILTLKFELGLFEKPFVDPARADAIVNGADRPLARQAAAESVVLLRNEGVLPLSTGARKLVVTGDAADSVPRQLGGWTVGWQGVPAGSPLPPTTTVLQGVRAAVPTANVVSAPTRADAVAQAADSDAVVVVLGEDPGAEGEADTESPALTAEQQGLVDAVRATGKPVVVVLLTGRPQVLGTVADAPALLAGWLPGSEGGSAIADVLFGAVNPSGRLPVSWPKTVGDQPFTYDQPRGANVGESSDYDPAFAFGHGLSYTDFTTSAPVLKSTDVRRDGRVEVSVTVTNTGARDGTLVLPVYVHQPVSKVLTPDRRLVAFTRVALKAGEQRAVQVSFDVKRLAVTAGDMDDTGRPEVAKGGYEVLVGDGRAGFAVR, encoded by the coding sequence ATGTGGAGATCCCGCAAGCGCACCGCGGCGGCCGCGCTGGCCACGCTGGCCCTGCTAGCCACCGGAGCTCATGCCAGCGGCGTCGCGGAACCCCGCGGCCCGCACTACCAGGACGCCCGCGCCCCGGTCGAGCGGCGCGTGGACGACCTCCTGCGGCGCATGACACCGGAGGAGAAGGTCGGCCAGATGACCCAGATCAGGCTGGGCAAGCTGCGCGGCGACTGCGAGTGGACCCCCGGTCCGCTGCGCGAGGACTGCATGAAGGCCGTGCTGGACGACGCGGAGGTCGGCTCCGTCCTGTCCGGTGGCGGTGACACGCCGAACCCGAACACGCCCCGCGCGTGGGCCGAGATGACCAACGAGATCCAGCGGTACGCGATGGACCGCAGTCGCCTGCGCATCCCGCTGATCTACGGCGCGGACGGCGTGCACGGTCACTCGAACGTGGTCACCGCGACGATGTTCCCGCACCAGATCGGCCTCGGCGCGACGTGGCACCCGGAACTGATGGAGGACCTGGGCAGGTCGACCGGGCGGGCCATGCGCGCCACCGGCGTGTTCTGGAACTTCGCGCCGGTGTCCGACCTGGCCCGTGACACCCGGTGGGGTCGCTACTACGAGACCTACAGCGAGGACCCGGTGCTGGCGGGCGCGCTGGCGGCGGCGAACGTGCGCGGTCAGCAGGACGGCGCCGACGGCACCGCGAAGCTCGCCGCGACCGCCAAGCACTTCGCGGGCTACTCCCAGCCGTTCAACGGCCACGACCGCGCGCCCGCGCAGTTGCCGATCCGGTACCTCCAGGACACCGTGCTGCCCCCGTTCCAGGCGCAGTTCGACGCGGGCGTGCGCACCGTGATGATCAACTCCGGTGCGGTGAACGGCGTGCCCGCGCACGCGTCGCCCTACCTGCTGACCGAGCAGCTGCGGGAGCGGATGGGCTTCCGGGGCGTGGCGATCAGCGACTGGGCCGACATCCAGTACCTGGTGGACCGCTACCACGTGGCGGCGGACTACCAGGAGGCCATCGCGATGGCGGTGAACGCGGGCGTGGACATGGCCATGGAGCCGTCGAACGCGGCGGAGTTCACCCGGGGGCTGCTGGCGAACCTGCGCAGCGGCGCGATCAGCGGCAAGCGGATCGACCAGGCGGTGCGGCGCATCCTGACGCTGAAGTTCGAGCTGGGCCTGTTCGAGAAGCCGTTCGTGGACCCGGCGCGGGCCGACGCGATCGTCAACGGGGCCGACCGACCGCTGGCCCGGCAGGCCGCCGCCGAGAGCGTGGTGCTGCTGCGCAACGAGGGCGTGCTGCCCCTGTCGACCGGCGCGCGCAAGCTCGTGGTGACCGGCGACGCGGCCGACTCGGTGCCCCGCCAGCTCGGCGGCTGGACCGTGGGCTGGCAGGGCGTGCCGGCCGGGTCGCCGCTGCCGCCGACCACCACGGTGCTCCAGGGCGTCCGGGCCGCCGTCCCGACCGCGAACGTGGTCTCCGCCCCGACCCGGGCCGACGCCGTCGCCCAGGCCGCCGACTCGGACGCCGTGGTCGTCGTGCTGGGCGAGGATCCGGGCGCGGAGGGCGAGGCCGACACCGAGTCGCCCGCCCTGACCGCCGAGCAGCAGGGCCTGGTGGACGCGGTGCGCGCGACCGGCAAGCCGGTGGTCGTGGTCCTGCTCACCGGGCGCCCGCAGGTGCTGGGCACGGTGGCGGACGCGCCCGCGCTGCTCGCCGGCTGGCTGCCCGGCTCGGAGGGCGGCAGCGCGATCGCCGACGTGCTGTTCGGCGCGGTGAACCCCAGCGGCAGGCTGCCGGTGTCGTGGCCCAAGACGGTCGGCGACCAGCCGTTCACCTACGACCAGCCGCGCGGCGCGAACGTGGGCGAGAGCTCGGACTACGACCCGGCCTTCGCCTTCGGCCACGGGCTGTCCTACACGGACTTCACCACCTCCGCACCGGTCCTGAAGTCGACGGACGTGCGCCGCGACGGCCGGGTGGAGGTGTCGGTGACGGTGACCAACACCGGCGCCCGCGACGGCACCCTGGTGCTGCCGGTGTACGTGCACCAGCCGGTCAGCAAGGTGCTCACCCCGGACCGGCGCCTGGTGGCCTTCACCCGGGTGGCGCTGAAGGCGGGCGAGCAGCGCGCGGTGCAGGTGTCGTTCGACGTCAAGCGCCTCGCGGTGACCGCGGGTGACATGGACGACACGGGCAGGCCCGAGGTGGCGAAGGGTGGCTACGAGGTGCTGGTCGGCGACGGGAGGGCCGGTTTCGCGGTGCGGTGA
- a CDS encoding VOC family protein, giving the protein MTDVNEPYAPGTPAWVDMMTTDREATMAFYGGLFGWDFEIGGPETGHYTNALVRGRPVAGFGEMPPDAMFPVVWTTYLATDDLDESLSALRSEGGKVLVPTFDTGGPGRGAIAVDPTGAAFGLWEAGTHIGAYAVNEPGAVVWNELATRDPFGAAEFYQRVFGVEPDPLPDLPYTRFRVGGRVVAGVLGMADEIPVEIPAHWMTCFAVPDAEAAARRASELGGVAVGEVAESRLGRFATIGDPMGATFRVIQPPPSTPG; this is encoded by the coding sequence GTGACCGACGTCAACGAGCCGTACGCACCGGGCACGCCCGCGTGGGTGGACATGATGACCACCGACCGCGAGGCCACGATGGCCTTCTACGGCGGCCTGTTCGGCTGGGACTTCGAGATCGGCGGCCCCGAGACCGGTCACTACACCAACGCCCTGGTGCGCGGGCGCCCCGTGGCCGGGTTCGGCGAGATGCCGCCGGACGCGATGTTCCCCGTGGTGTGGACGACCTACCTGGCCACCGACGACCTGGACGAGTCGCTGTCGGCACTGCGGTCGGAGGGCGGCAAGGTGCTCGTGCCGACGTTCGACACCGGCGGCCCGGGGCGCGGGGCGATCGCGGTCGACCCGACCGGCGCCGCGTTCGGGCTGTGGGAGGCGGGCACGCACATCGGCGCGTACGCGGTCAACGAGCCGGGCGCGGTGGTGTGGAACGAACTGGCCACCCGGGACCCGTTCGGCGCGGCGGAGTTCTACCAGCGGGTGTTCGGCGTCGAGCCCGACCCGCTGCCCGACCTCCCGTACACCCGGTTCCGGGTGGGCGGCCGGGTGGTGGCCGGGGTGCTCGGGATGGCCGACGAGATCCCGGTGGAGATCCCGGCGCACTGGATGACCTGCTTCGCGGTGCCCGACGCGGAAGCGGCGGCCCGGCGGGCGTCCGAGCTGGGCGGCGTGGCCGTCGGCGAGGTGGCCGAGTCGCGGCTCGGCCGGTTCGCCACCATCGGCGACCCGATGGGCGCGACGTTCCGCGTCATCCAACCACCGCCTTCCACCCCAGGCTGA
- the holA gene encoding DNA polymerase III subunit delta, whose amino-acid sequence MSAPADTPDAVHLVVGEEELLVERAVRGALELARKADPQADLTRVRVTELTPPELAELVSPSLFAEGRVIALEAAQEASKEIADAVIAYAKSPAEGVTLVVVHTGGGRSKAAKELPAALRKAGAGVTECPKITKAADREAFVRNEIRSAGGKADPEAVGALIEAVGSDLRELAAAASQLVADTGGRVDAEAVRRYHRGRAEVTGFAVAEKAVMGDRAGALEALRWAIQLGVPHVLVADALADAVRTVARVSAVGRGDPFKLAGELGMPPWKVKKAQGQSRGWEERGLAAAMSVVADLNADVKGYAADSGYALERAVLKIVAAHGHR is encoded by the coding sequence CGGTGCCCTGGAACTCGCCCGGAAGGCCGATCCGCAGGCCGACCTGACCCGCGTCCGGGTGACCGAACTCACCCCGCCCGAGCTGGCCGAACTGGTGAGCCCGTCGCTGTTCGCCGAGGGGCGGGTGATCGCGCTCGAAGCCGCGCAGGAGGCGAGCAAGGAGATCGCCGACGCCGTGATCGCCTACGCCAAGTCACCCGCCGAGGGGGTGACGCTGGTCGTGGTGCACACCGGCGGCGGGCGCAGCAAGGCCGCCAAGGAGCTGCCCGCCGCGCTGCGCAAGGCCGGTGCCGGCGTGACCGAGTGCCCGAAGATCACCAAGGCCGCGGACCGCGAGGCGTTCGTCCGCAACGAGATCCGCTCGGCGGGCGGCAAGGCCGACCCCGAGGCTGTGGGGGCGCTGATCGAGGCAGTCGGCTCCGACCTGCGGGAACTGGCCGCGGCGGCGTCGCAGCTGGTCGCCGACACGGGCGGCAGGGTCGACGCCGAGGCGGTCCGCCGCTACCACCGGGGACGGGCGGAGGTGACCGGGTTCGCGGTCGCGGAGAAGGCCGTGATGGGCGACCGGGCCGGTGCGCTGGAGGCGTTGCGCTGGGCGATCCAGCTCGGCGTGCCGCACGTGCTGGTGGCGGACGCGCTGGCGGACGCGGTGCGCACGGTCGCGCGGGTGTCCGCGGTCGGGCGGGGCGACCCGTTCAAGCTCGCGGGTGAGCTGGGCATGCCGCCGTGGAAGGTGAAGAAGGCGCAGGGCCAGTCACGTGGCTGGGAGGAGCGCGGGCTGGCGGCGGCCATGTCGGTGGTCGCGGACCTCAACGCGGACGTGAAGGGTTACGCCGCCGACTCGGGTTACGCCCTGGAACGGGCGGTGCTGAAGATCGTCGCCGCCCACGGCCACCGCTGA
- the rpsT gene encoding 30S ribosomal protein S20 translates to MANIKSQMKRIKTNEKARLRNKAVKSSLKTAIRKFREAAEAGDKEKAVALAAEASRKLDKAVTKGVIHANQAANKKSALAKRANQI, encoded by the coding sequence GTGGCGAACATCAAGTCCCAGATGAAGCGGATCAAGACGAACGAGAAGGCGCGCCTGCGCAACAAGGCCGTCAAGTCGTCGCTGAAGACCGCGATCCGCAAGTTCCGTGAGGCCGCCGAGGCCGGTGACAAGGAGAAGGCCGTCGCGCTGGCGGCGGAGGCTTCCCGCAAGCTCGACAAGGCCGTCACCAAGGGCGTGATCCACGCCAACCAGGCCGCCAACAAGAAGTCGGCGCTGGCCAAGCGCGCCAACCAGATCTGA
- a CDS encoding TSUP family transporter gives MNVPLDWPGFGHVSLAALLFLCLAAALAGAVDAVVGGGGLIQVPALLLVAPGGQPLYALATNKIASVVGTAAAVRTYARQTPIDWAAALPMALAAFGGATGGAAFAGALAPGVLNGVVLVALVAVGVYTWRKPALGVAEAPRFTRVAQVGVMALGGALIGFYDGLAGPGTGAFLVFLLVGLVGFAFLRASATAKVVNVATNLGALLYFIPAGKVLWGLGAVLAVCNVTGAVLGARLAVRRGSSFVRRVFLTVVVALVVSLGWKAVVG, from the coding sequence GTGAACGTCCCACTCGACTGGCCCGGTTTCGGGCACGTCTCCCTCGCCGCCTTGTTGTTCCTCTGCCTGGCCGCCGCGCTCGCGGGGGCGGTCGACGCGGTGGTGGGGGGCGGCGGGTTGATCCAGGTGCCCGCCCTGCTCCTGGTCGCGCCCGGCGGGCAGCCGTTGTACGCGCTGGCCACCAACAAGATCGCTTCCGTGGTGGGCACGGCCGCCGCGGTGCGGACCTACGCCCGGCAGACGCCGATCGACTGGGCCGCCGCGCTCCCCATGGCGTTGGCCGCGTTCGGCGGGGCCACCGGCGGGGCGGCGTTCGCGGGTGCGCTGGCGCCCGGGGTGCTCAACGGCGTGGTGCTCGTCGCCCTGGTCGCCGTCGGCGTCTACACGTGGCGCAAGCCGGCGCTGGGGGTGGCCGAGGCGCCCCGGTTCACGCGGGTCGCCCAGGTCGGGGTGATGGCGCTCGGCGGGGCGCTGATCGGCTTCTACGACGGCCTGGCCGGGCCGGGCACCGGGGCGTTCCTGGTCTTCCTGCTGGTCGGCCTGGTCGGCTTCGCGTTCCTGCGCGCCTCGGCGACGGCGAAGGTCGTCAACGTCGCCACGAACCTGGGCGCCCTGCTGTACTTCATCCCGGCGGGCAAGGTGCTGTGGGGGCTGGGCGCGGTGCTCGCGGTGTGCAACGTGACCGGTGCGGTGCTCGGGGCCCGGCTCGCGGTCCGGCGCGGGTCGTCGTTCGTCCGCCGGGTGTTCCTCACCGTGGTGGTGGCGCTGGTGGTCAGCCTGGGGTGGAAGGCGGTGGTTGGATGA
- a CDS encoding VOC family protein: MEILSSRVLVRSADPERARAFYRDVLGLAVHREFPGGTVFFLGGGFLEVAGTGEEPATGATQLWLQVRDLGAAAADLADHVVRPARREPWGLDEMWVADPDGRRIVLVEVPAGHPLRRDVRQ; encoded by the coding sequence GTGGAGATCCTGAGCAGCCGCGTGCTGGTCCGCTCGGCGGACCCCGAGCGCGCCCGCGCGTTCTACCGGGACGTGCTCGGCCTGGCCGTGCACCGGGAGTTCCCCGGCGGCACGGTGTTCTTCCTCGGCGGCGGCTTCCTGGAGGTGGCGGGCACCGGGGAGGAGCCCGCGACCGGGGCCACGCAGCTGTGGCTCCAGGTCCGCGACCTCGGTGCCGCCGCGGCGGACCTGGCCGACCACGTCGTCCGGCCCGCGCGGCGCGAGCCGTGGGGCCTGGACGAGATGTGGGTCGCCGACCCGGACGGGCGGCGGATCGTGCTCGTCGAAGTCCCGGCCGGGCACCCGCTACGCCGGGACGTCCGCCAGTAG
- a CDS encoding GNAT family N-acetyltransferase, which yields METITVRAPRADDRWPLVDVHVRARRSYYEGYLPEEELADWERAIRATGYDFTRPGRVWLCADLDGGPVGFALVTPDGELLQLQVDPAHWGRGVGHALHEAALAELRGLGLTTARLDVFAGNERARAFYTAHGWREVGRTDEAPAHVRMARDLHL from the coding sequence GTGGAGACCATCACGGTGCGGGCGCCGCGCGCGGACGACAGGTGGCCGCTCGTCGACGTCCACGTCCGGGCCCGCCGCAGCTACTACGAGGGGTACCTGCCCGAGGAGGAGCTGGCCGACTGGGAGCGGGCGATCCGTGCCACCGGCTACGACTTCACCAGGCCCGGCCGGGTGTGGCTGTGCGCCGACCTGGACGGCGGGCCGGTCGGCTTCGCGCTGGTCACCCCGGACGGCGAGCTGCTGCAGCTCCAGGTCGACCCGGCTCACTGGGGCAGGGGCGTCGGGCACGCGCTGCACGAGGCGGCCCTGGCGGAGCTGCGCGGCCTCGGCCTCACCACCGCCCGGCTCGACGTGTTCGCCGGGAACGAGCGCGCGCGGGCGTTCTACACCGCGCACGGCTGGCGCGAGGTCGGCCGCACCGACGAGGCGCCCGCGCACGTGCGGATGGCGCGCGACCTGCACCTGTGA